A single region of the Deinococcus seoulensis genome encodes:
- a CDS encoding type II toxin-antitoxin system PemK/MazF family toxin → MKRGDIYLVNFDPSVPGEPARTRPAVLITNDLANETLPHLVVAPITSNVQRVYPFDVLLPASTCGLNETSRVQLNYVRGLNRTRLTRYVGALTREQRAELDSKLKTHLGLS, encoded by the coding sequence GTGAAACGCGGCGACATCTACCTCGTCAACTTCGACCCCAGCGTCCCCGGCGAACCCGCCCGCACCCGCCCCGCCGTGCTCATCACCAACGACCTCGCCAACGAGACCCTCCCCCACCTCGTCGTCGCGCCCATCACCAGTAACGTCCAGCGCGTCTACCCCTTCGACGTGCTGCTCCCCGCCAGCACCTGCGGCCTGAACGAAACGAGCCGCGTTCAACTGAACTACGTGCGTGGCCTCAACCGCACCCGCCTGACCCGCTACGTCGGCGCCCTCACCCGCGAGCAAAGGGCAGAGCTGGACAGCAAACTCAAGACGCACCTCGGGCTGTCCTGA
- a CDS encoding ROK family transcriptional regulator, translated as MSQPHALRRHNRRQILELIFNHEGMTRPQLAQLTGLSQVTVNAVVRQLQGECTVQLTPAPQQAPGRAAQYVQVAPKLGTVMALDVQPDLLSAQILGLARQPAVSLQQPVGTVGITEATLGLIEQVRQDCRFGPLRAVLIGLPAPVSAEGRVGEPSAVPTLDVDALQASGITVWFENDANLVSLAVHGRTPGLTHVAVLVERSSGTGMGLILGGTLYRGVQGRAGELGRAPWPQTTAPEVLEQLPAGQRLTATAFTLAGLCHALDLEQVVLGLEAERCEALEELLGPLLPPGVTVAREQDVAGAALGGAALCAVQRYRQELLDRPHHAAADASAGQAGPDGGDEHVA; from the coding sequence ATGAGCCAGCCACACGCTCTGCGGCGTCATAATCGCCGACAGATTCTCGAACTGATCTTCAATCACGAAGGCATGACCCGACCGCAGTTGGCCCAGCTCACCGGGCTGTCGCAAGTCACCGTGAACGCCGTCGTCAGGCAGTTGCAAGGCGAGTGCACGGTGCAACTCACGCCTGCCCCGCAGCAGGCCCCTGGACGCGCCGCGCAGTACGTGCAAGTGGCGCCGAAACTGGGGACGGTCATGGCCCTCGACGTGCAACCCGACCTGCTGTCTGCCCAGATTCTCGGTCTTGCCCGTCAGCCGGCGGTCAGCCTTCAGCAACCGGTCGGTACTGTAGGCATCACCGAGGCGACCCTGGGCCTGATCGAGCAGGTCCGTCAGGACTGCCGGTTCGGTCCACTGCGCGCCGTTCTGATCGGTCTGCCCGCCCCCGTGAGTGCAGAAGGCCGAGTCGGGGAACCGAGCGCTGTCCCCACCTTGGACGTGGACGCCCTCCAGGCAAGCGGAATCACGGTGTGGTTCGAGAACGACGCGAACCTGGTGAGCCTGGCGGTGCACGGACGCACACCCGGCCTGACGCACGTGGCCGTGCTCGTCGAACGGTCCAGCGGAACCGGCATGGGCCTGATCCTGGGCGGCACGCTGTACAGGGGCGTGCAGGGCCGCGCCGGGGAACTGGGCCGGGCCCCCTGGCCGCAGACGACCGCACCTGAAGTCCTGGAGCAACTGCCGGCCGGGCAGCGCCTGACCGCAACCGCTTTCACGCTGGCAGGTCTGTGCCACGCGCTGGACCTTGAACAGGTGGTTCTGGGCCTGGAGGCAGAGCGCTGTGAGGCGCTCGAGGAACTGCTCGGCCCCCTGTTGCCGCCGGGCGTGACCGTCGCCCGTGAGCAGGACGTGGCGGGCGCGGCGCTCGGCGGGGCGGCCCTGTGCGCCGTCCAGCGTTACCGGCAGGAACTGCTTGACCGCCCGCATCACGCAGCGGCTGACGCCAGTGCCGGCCAAGCCGGACCGGACGGAGGAGACGAACATGTGGCATGA